The proteins below come from a single Terriglobia bacterium genomic window:
- the argJ gene encoding bifunctional glutamate N-acetyltransferase/amino-acid acetyltransferase ArgJ — protein sequence MKLAAEILVPRGFEFSSATAGIKLSGSPDMALALAPHGANAVAMFTTNRVIAAPLICGREHLRRTRGRVHAVVVNSGNANCATGEAGRRACEQVCRRVAKAAGCKQDEVFPASTGIIGVPLPADKLISAIPRLFAARSTAVAGAENFARAIMTTDTRMKTASARFGDVTLFGTCKGAGMIHPRLATMLVYLFTDAEASPRELGALLRDTVHVTFNRMNVDTDTSTNDTVLLLASGEAGKVKKKDFGAGLQAVCESLAKQIVSDGEGVKHVVNLRIEGARSDAEASQVAKAIGNSMLVKTAWAGADPNWGRVLAAVGYSGVAIDPAKVDIFFGKHQVCRRGVAARFDAKKVHAYLTQPVFDVRVQLGRGKVGATFWTCDLTSEYVHINADYHT from the coding sequence ATGAAGCTCGCCGCCGAGATCCTCGTACCGCGGGGATTTGAATTCTCCTCCGCCACCGCCGGCATCAAGCTCTCGGGCTCCCCCGACATGGCGCTGGCGCTCGCTCCGCACGGCGCCAATGCGGTGGCGATGTTCACCACCAATCGCGTGATTGCCGCTCCGCTGATATGCGGGCGCGAGCATCTGCGCCGAACCCGGGGACGCGTGCACGCCGTGGTGGTGAATTCCGGCAACGCAAACTGCGCAACAGGAGAAGCGGGCCGGCGCGCGTGCGAGCAGGTCTGCCGCAGGGTCGCCAAGGCGGCGGGATGCAAGCAGGACGAAGTCTTCCCTGCTTCCACCGGCATCATCGGCGTGCCGCTGCCCGCCGACAAGCTGATCAGCGCAATACCACGATTGTTCGCTGCCCGTTCAACCGCCGTCGCCGGGGCAGAAAATTTCGCGCGCGCCATCATGACCACCGACACGCGCATGAAAACCGCTTCAGCGCGCTTCGGCGACGTCACGCTGTTCGGGACATGCAAAGGCGCCGGGATGATTCATCCCCGGCTGGCGACCATGCTGGTGTACCTGTTCACCGACGCCGAGGCGAGTCCGCGCGAACTGGGCGCATTGCTGCGCGACACCGTGCATGTCACCTTCAACCGCATGAACGTGGATACCGACACTTCCACCAACGACACCGTGCTCCTGCTGGCGAGTGGCGAAGCGGGCAAGGTGAAGAAAAAAGACTTTGGCGCGGGGTTGCAGGCGGTGTGCGAGTCACTGGCGAAGCAGATTGTCAGCGACGGCGAAGGCGTGAAGCACGTGGTGAATTTGCGCATCGAGGGCGCGCGCTCCGATGCCGAGGCGTCGCAGGTGGCGAAGGCGATCGGCAATTCCATGCTGGTGAAGACGGCATGGGCGGGCGCCGATCCCAACTGGGGCCGCGTGCTGGCGGCGGTTGGCTACTCCGGCGTGGCGATTGATCCCGCGAAGGTGGATATTTTTTTCGGGAAACACCAGGTCTGCCGTCGCGGCGTCGCGGCGCGGTTCGACGCAAAGAAAGTGCACGCCTATCTCACCCAGCCGGTGTTCGATGTCCGCGTGCAACTAGGCCGCGGCAAGGTGGGCGCGACGTTCTGGACGTGCGACCTGACCAGCGAGTACGTGCACATCAACGCCGATTACCACACGTAA
- a CDS encoding N-acetyltransferase — protein sequence MRTRKAALPDAPAIHALIAHYADQDVLLPRTIGEICENVRDFTVVEQNGRVIGCGALHLYGQHLAEVRSIAVAREAQGRGAGSKLVEALLKESRQHQVAQVCLFTRSPEYFGRLGFVEVPHAVLPDKIFKDCRNCPLFTRCDEKAMIYAGAAALAEIPECTREIDAVLRPERQPAVATLVRIGRAES from the coding sequence ATTCGCACGCGGAAGGCGGCCCTGCCGGACGCACCGGCGATTCACGCGCTGATCGCGCACTACGCTGATCAGGACGTCCTGCTGCCACGCACCATCGGCGAGATCTGCGAAAACGTGCGCGACTTCACCGTGGTCGAGCAGAACGGGCGCGTGATCGGCTGCGGCGCGCTGCACCTCTATGGCCAGCACCTGGCGGAGGTGCGATCCATCGCGGTGGCGCGCGAGGCGCAAGGCCGGGGCGCCGGGAGCAAGCTGGTGGAAGCGCTGCTGAAGGAATCGCGCCAGCACCAGGTCGCGCAGGTGTGCCTGTTCACGCGCTCGCCGGAGTATTTCGGGCGGCTGGGGTTTGTCGAAGTGCCGCACGCCGTGCTGCCGGACAAGATTTTCAAGGACTGCCGCAACTGTCCGCTGTTCACCCGCTGCGACGAGAAGGCGATGATTTATGCGGGCGCAGCGGCGCTCGCCGAAATTCCCGAATGCACCCGTGAAATTGACGCCGTGCTCCGCCCGGAGCGGCAGCCGGCCGTCGCCACCCTGGTCCGTATCGGCCGCGCTGAATCATGA